The Pedobacter mucosus genome window below encodes:
- a CDS encoding ABC transporter permease: MFKLNLKIALRNLWKNKTSSFINVIGLAIGLAACLMLLLYVSYEWNFDKQAKNWRNVYMVMINVPGENNKIAGTFNGSTTALGPILREKLPEAKYVARMDYGKKSLIANGQNRFKKDSKFAEPDILKMYDYEFISGDAKTALNSPLSVILTESTAKILFGTVDVLNKSVRYQDQQNLTITGVIKDLLENSSNRFDFLMPWSLYEIVDPSAKELNWNNYSFVTMVLLNSNANLDLVNGKVDALVKVNTDQNAQMQPHFLYQSSKLHLYGKFENGKNVGGDIEQIWLFMGLAFGILLIACINFMNMATAKSEKRAKEVGIKKTIGANRTSLIFQFLTESMVLTLVAVILAIALLEICLPAFNRLLNINLGISYFNAASWVGILGIVLATGLIAGSYPAFYLSSFNPIQTLKRKIKTRGFLSISLRQVLVVGQFCFAIILIISTLVIYRQIQYIKNKPVGFDVNALVEIPQEGELKTKFDLFKTEMLKSGAVTSMYQSTVSISHRGRNFMDMKWDGMTNPQNTVMFNQVATSYDFIKTNGIKLLQGRDFSKNFASDTSAVMVSASAVKLFGYKNPIGKKVTILGSNGYIIGVFDDYVWDSPYKSNNPQVVYLTSGQTGTITMRLNNANNLQSNIETISRISKAFNPAYPTEITFINSLYQEKYKSENTLGILSNLFGGLAIFVSCLGLFGLVAYSAEQRTKEFGVRKVLGASIGNLMQLLSLSFIKMIVVAIIIAVPISYFAMGKWLNNFEFHTEISWWIIPVAALGTLSMALITVSFQAYKTAKANPVDALKYE, translated from the coding sequence ATGTTTAAACTAAACTTAAAAATCGCATTGCGAAACCTTTGGAAGAATAAAACTTCTTCTTTTATAAATGTTATAGGTTTGGCTATTGGCTTAGCAGCCTGTTTAATGTTGTTGTTATACGTTTCTTACGAATGGAATTTCGATAAGCAGGCTAAAAACTGGCGAAATGTTTATATGGTGATGATTAACGTTCCTGGCGAAAATAATAAAATCGCAGGAACATTTAATGGTTCAACCACCGCATTAGGTCCGATTTTGAGAGAAAAATTACCCGAAGCCAAATATGTTGCCAGAATGGATTATGGCAAAAAAAGCTTAATTGCCAACGGACAAAATAGATTTAAAAAAGATTCGAAATTTGCCGAACCTGATATTCTTAAAATGTATGATTATGAATTTATTTCAGGCGATGCTAAAACTGCTTTAAATAGTCCACTTTCAGTTATTTTAACAGAAAGTACAGCAAAAATATTATTTGGAACTGTTGATGTTCTAAACAAATCTGTACGTTATCAAGACCAACAAAACTTAACCATTACGGGCGTAATTAAAGATTTACTGGAAAATAGTTCGAACCGTTTCGACTTTTTAATGCCTTGGTCGTTGTACGAAATTGTTGACCCTAGCGCCAAAGAATTAAATTGGAACAACTACAGTTTTGTTACCATGGTTCTGCTCAACTCAAATGCTAACCTTGATCTTGTTAATGGTAAAGTTGATGCTTTGGTTAAGGTTAATACCGATCAAAATGCACAAATGCAACCACATTTCCTATATCAATCGAGCAAACTACACTTATATGGAAAATTTGAAAATGGTAAAAATGTAGGTGGCGATATTGAGCAAATCTGGCTTTTTATGGGCTTGGCTTTTGGCATTTTATTAATTGCCTGCATCAATTTCATGAATATGGCTACGGCTAAATCTGAGAAACGTGCAAAAGAAGTTGGCATCAAGAAAACAATTGGCGCAAACAGAACATCATTAATTTTCCAATTTTTAACAGAATCAATGGTGCTAACGCTAGTCGCTGTTATTTTGGCGATTGCGTTGCTCGAAATTTGTTTACCCGCATTTAACAGACTTCTAAATATTAATCTGGGTATTTCTTATTTTAATGCGGCAAGTTGGGTAGGTATATTAGGTATTGTGCTGGCTACCGGTTTAATCGCCGGGAGTTATCCAGCATTTTACTTATCATCTTTCAACCCTATCCAAACGCTAAAAAGAAAAATTAAAACACGAGGCTTTCTTTCGATTAGTTTAAGGCAAGTGCTTGTTGTAGGCCAATTTTGCTTTGCAATTATCTTGATTATATCCACTTTGGTTATCTATCGCCAAATACAATACATTAAAAATAAACCAGTTGGCTTCGATGTAAATGCTTTGGTCGAAATTCCTCAAGAGGGCGAATTGAAAACCAAATTTGATTTGTTTAAAACCGAAATGTTGAAATCTGGTGCGGTTACTTCTATGTACCAAAGCACAGTTAGTATTTCCCACCGAGGTCGTAATTTTATGGATATGAAATGGGATGGAATGACAAATCCTCAAAATACGGTAATGTTCAATCAGGTGGCTACATCTTACGATTTCATAAAAACGAACGGCATTAAATTATTGCAGGGAAGAGATTTCTCAAAAAATTTCGCATCAGATACAAGCGCTGTTATGGTTAGCGCCTCCGCTGTTAAATTATTTGGCTACAAAAATCCAATCGGTAAAAAAGTGACCATATTAGGTTCAAATGGATATATAATAGGTGTTTTTGATGATTATGTTTGGGATTCGCCTTATAAATCAAATAATCCGCAGGTCGTTTATTTAACTTCAGGACAAACTGGTACAATAACCATGCGTCTGAACAATGCAAATAATTTACAAAGCAATATTGAAACCATTAGCAGAATTTCAAAGGCTTTTAATCCGGCTTATCCTACGGAAATTACTTTTATAAATTCTTTATATCAGGAGAAATATAAATCAGAAAATACATTAGGTATTCTTTCTAACCTTTTCGGCGGACTAGCAATTTTTGTTTCTTGCTTAGGGTTATTTGGGCTTGTTGCCTATAGTGCTGAGCAAAGAACCAAAGAATTTGGCGTAAGGAAAGTTCTTGGTGCATCGATTGGAAATTTGATGCAATTGCTGTCTTTATCTTTCATCAAAATGATCGTTGTTGCAATTATCATCGCAGTGCCCATTAGTTATTTTGCAATGGGAAAATGGTTAAACAATTTTGAGTTCCATACAGAAATAAGTTGGTGGATTATTCCAGTTGCAGCTCTTGGAACATTATCAATGGCGCTAATTACCGTAAGTTTTCAAGCTTACAAAACGGCAAAAGCAAATCCTGTTGATGCTTTAAAATATGAATAG
- a CDS encoding ABC transporter permease: MFRLNLKIALRNLWRNKGITAINVGGLAIALAAFILVMMYFTYETSFDKSNPNYKNIYVVGVCYPEFKTNYIAAPFAKAIKQNFPEVESTGLIKEGSFELTIKNGKNTLFTKNILAVDYNAAKILNIDPNGGLIKPAGDVERLTYLSTESMKTLFPNKKDNKPETVGFGASNWGITGTIAGVIKNNLHSNFTFDGVSVASKLGEGDNYDMNDYSIYIQLKQGANLVNLEQKITELYRTELLKGKTNRKAINELKGISTFLDPLSNQHLRPKAGNDAAYKILIALSILGILILVIACINFTNLSIAQAAKRAKEVGVKKVMGAFRFQLTTQFLVEIFMQCFAATILALILAELVLPTFNNLFQVQLSIWNLDSGLFWQLPLILFVITFIAGVYPALVLSSFKPALVLKGNFSTSKQSYLLRNGLLIFQFSIAVVFIISLFIINSQLKYMRNQDLGFTANQVIYIKNLTLFNNPAKFGSVSFDPLREKMLKIPGVKSATVASFIPGGTNGINSYKANGIKANIDFVNVDFDYFETLDIKLKEGRFFSNVFKTDTLNSAVINESAVAKYGIKYPIGQIITGSGIDYKIVGVIKDFKSQGFESAIQPTIYTIKDPFGSHKIQIMLKIEDNKMADALAALKTQWPQINPKDGEDFRYEFLDELYGKLFKKQEQLQSVFLAAALLTIFIAILGLFAFAKYITNSRIKEIAVRKILGASDIQIFKLINNSFFLMVLLANVISWPIAYILTKKWLETFAYRIDLPVLPFITSGLITILLTVITVSIQARKAVKANPVDALKYE; this comes from the coding sequence ATGTTTAGACTTAACTTAAAAATCGCATTGCGAAACCTTTGGAGAAATAAGGGCATTACAGCAATAAATGTTGGTGGTTTAGCTATTGCTTTGGCTGCTTTCATTTTAGTGATGATGTATTTTACTTACGAAACCAGTTTCGATAAGAGCAATCCGAATTACAAAAACATTTATGTAGTAGGCGTTTGTTATCCCGAATTTAAAACAAATTACATAGCGGCTCCATTTGCAAAAGCCATCAAACAAAATTTTCCAGAGGTTGAGTCTACTGGTTTAATTAAAGAGGGTTCTTTTGAACTGACGATAAAAAACGGAAAGAACACACTTTTTACCAAAAATATTTTAGCAGTTGATTATAATGCAGCCAAAATTCTTAATATAGATCCAAATGGTGGTCTTATAAAACCAGCTGGAGATGTAGAAAGACTTACTTACTTAAGTACTGAAAGCATGAAAACGCTTTTCCCAAATAAAAAGGATAACAAGCCAGAAACGGTAGGGTTTGGGGCTAGTAATTGGGGGATAACAGGAACAATAGCTGGCGTAATTAAAAATAATTTACACTCTAACTTTACTTTTGATGGAGTTTCTGTAGCGAGCAAGTTAGGCGAGGGAGATAATTATGATATGAACGATTACAGTATTTATATCCAGCTTAAACAGGGTGCAAATTTAGTAAATCTTGAACAAAAAATAACGGAATTATATCGAACAGAATTATTAAAAGGTAAAACCAATAGAAAGGCAATCAACGAATTAAAAGGTATTTCTACATTTTTAGACCCACTATCAAATCAGCATTTGAGGCCAAAAGCTGGCAATGATGCTGCCTACAAAATATTAATTGCGCTTTCAATTTTGGGAATATTGATTCTGGTTATTGCCTGCATCAATTTCACTAATTTAAGCATTGCACAAGCAGCCAAACGAGCAAAAGAAGTCGGCGTTAAAAAAGTGATGGGCGCTTTCCGCTTCCAATTAACCACGCAGTTTTTAGTAGAGATTTTTATGCAATGTTTCGCAGCTACCATTTTGGCTTTAATTTTAGCAGAGTTAGTGCTGCCAACTTTTAATAATCTGTTTCAAGTACAGTTATCAATTTGGAATTTGGATAGCGGTTTGTTTTGGCAACTGCCTTTAATTTTATTTGTGATCACGTTTATAGCTGGTGTTTATCCGGCTCTAGTATTATCAAGTTTTAAACCTGCCTTGGTTTTAAAGGGAAATTTTTCTACAAGCAAGCAAAGTTATTTGTTGCGTAATGGCTTACTGATTTTTCAATTTAGTATTGCTGTGGTGTTTATCATTAGCTTATTTATCATCAATTCGCAATTGAAATACATGCGAAACCAAGATTTAGGTTTTACAGCAAATCAAGTTATTTACATTAAAAACTTGACACTCTTTAATAATCCAGCAAAATTCGGCTCGGTAAGCTTTGACCCATTAAGAGAAAAGATGCTGAAAATTCCAGGTGTAAAATCGGCAACTGTAGCTTCTTTTATACCAGGTGGCACTAACGGAATAAATAGCTACAAAGCCAACGGCATAAAGGCAAATATTGATTTTGTGAATGTGGATTTTGATTATTTCGAAACTCTTGATATTAAATTAAAAGAAGGTCGCTTTTTCTCGAATGTATTTAAAACAGATACCTTAAATTCTGCGGTTATAAATGAAAGTGCTGTAGCAAAATACGGAATTAAATATCCTATCGGACAAATAATTACAGGTTCAGGTATTGATTATAAAATAGTTGGTGTAATTAAAGATTTTAAATCCCAAGGTTTCGAAAGTGCCATTCAACCCACAATATATACCATTAAAGACCCCTTCGGAAGCCATAAAATACAAATTATGCTAAAGATTGAAGATAATAAAATGGCCGATGCCTTAGCAGCTTTGAAAACCCAATGGCCACAAATTAATCCAAAAGATGGTGAAGATTTCAGGTATGAGTTTTTAGATGAACTTTATGGAAAACTCTTTAAGAAACAAGAACAACTACAATCGGTGTTTTTAGCTGCGGCATTGCTAACCATTTTCATCGCTATTTTGGGCTTATTTGCTTTTGCAAAATACATCACCAATAGCAGAATCAAAGAAATCGCTGTTCGCAAAATTTTAGGCGCAAGCGATATACAAATCTTTAAATTAATTAACAATTCGTTTTTTCTGATGGTGCTTTTGGCTAATGTAATTTCTTGGCCTATAGCCTATATTCTCACTAAAAAATGGTTAGAAACTTTTGCTTATCGAATTGATTTGCCTGTTTTACCATTTATAACCAGTGGTTTAATCACCATTTTATTAACAGTAATTACCGTAAGCATCCAGGCTAGAAAAGCAGTTAAAGCTAATCCTGTTGATGCTCTGAAATATGAATAA
- a CDS encoding ABC transporter permease produces MFKLNLKIALRNLWKNKGFSLINIGGLAIGLASCMVLLLYVGYEWSYDKQFTSSDRTYVVYQSSVANGKTFSWAWTPNAMANEVAAKLPGVKYASHSTYPNSKLISIGDKKIISKVVFADPAFVKILDYKFINGSANQVLRGVNTIILTKSFAKKLFGNEDPINKTVKLDNKDLLKVEAVIEDVPANTSINFECLMPWALFQKREPWSREINWGNNMCLTLVQLKDNSFFAESNTDIKGIYKRNQKENTAEALLHPLNKWHLYADFENGQSVGGKIEQLKIFLLLAFCILLIACVNFMNLSTARSERRLKEVGIRKAIGSTRKSLIGQFLLESVFITFISTVFAFILVEVSLPYFNNLLNIKLLINYSSIPFWSTLLGLMIFTGFIAGSYPALYLSSFEPIKVLKGLKIKSDSSISIRKGLVVIQFVFAACLIICTAVIYQQLKYVQNKPIGYDKTNLIQIAVQGKMGTNNNLELLKTQMLKSGAAAKVTFFSRDITENGNNTTDVSWEGKTRGESILFNNRGIGDDFIATIGTSLISGREFLKTTKNDSGSVMLNEAAVKMMRLKNPIGAIIMWGDTRLTNVGVVKDFVVESAYQKVAPMLFYPSYRDGSEVMIARLNPNQNISSSLATLDILVKQMEPNYPVNRKFVNDSFEVKFQDEKLLGILSNWFGGFAIFISCLGLLGLALFMAEQRKKEISIRKVLGASTANILTLLNKDFIKLVALANVIAFPLAYIIINKWLSAFEYRVAISFLPFALAGGISILIAVLTVSIQSVKVAKANPVDALKYE; encoded by the coding sequence ATGTTCAAACTCAACTTAAAAATCGCCTTGCGAAACCTTTGGAAAAATAAGGGATTCTCTTTAATAAACATTGGAGGATTGGCCATTGGTTTAGCCAGTTGTATGGTTTTACTGTTATATGTAGGCTACGAATGGAGTTATGACAAGCAATTTACGAGTAGCGATAGAACCTATGTTGTTTATCAAAGTTCGGTGGCAAACGGCAAAACTTTTAGTTGGGCGTGGACACCAAATGCGATGGCTAACGAGGTTGCAGCTAAGCTCCCTGGTGTTAAATATGCATCACATAGTACTTATCCAAATTCAAAACTGATAAGTATTGGTGATAAAAAGATTATAAGCAAAGTTGTTTTTGCAGACCCCGCATTTGTTAAAATATTAGATTATAAATTTATAAATGGTAGTGCTAATCAGGTTTTAAGAGGTGTAAATACCATTATTCTTACAAAATCTTTTGCGAAGAAATTATTTGGAAATGAAGATCCGATTAATAAAACAGTAAAGCTTGATAACAAGGATTTATTGAAAGTAGAGGCTGTAATTGAAGATGTGCCAGCTAATACCAGCATTAATTTTGAGTGTTTAATGCCATGGGCGCTTTTTCAAAAAAGAGAACCATGGTCAAGAGAAATAAACTGGGGCAATAACATGTGCCTTACCTTAGTTCAATTGAAAGACAATAGTTTTTTTGCTGAATCGAATACAGATATAAAAGGCATTTACAAACGAAATCAGAAGGAAAACACCGCCGAGGCATTATTACATCCACTAAATAAATGGCATTTATATGCAGATTTTGAAAATGGCCAATCGGTTGGCGGTAAAATAGAGCAGCTAAAAATATTCTTATTACTAGCATTTTGCATTCTACTAATAGCCTGCGTAAACTTTATGAATTTATCTACCGCACGTTCCGAAAGAAGATTAAAAGAAGTAGGTATTCGCAAGGCAATTGGTTCAACCCGAAAATCTTTAATTGGCCAATTCCTGTTAGAATCTGTTTTTATAACCTTTATTTCTACTGTATTTGCATTTATTTTGGTTGAGGTAAGTTTGCCATATTTCAATAACCTACTAAATATAAAGTTGCTTATCAATTATAGTAGTATTCCTTTTTGGTCTACACTTTTAGGATTAATGATTTTTACTGGATTTATTGCCGGAAGCTACCCCGCTTTATATTTGTCTTCCTTTGAGCCAATTAAAGTATTGAAAGGTTTAAAAATCAAATCAGATTCGTCAATATCAATCAGGAAGGGATTAGTAGTGATTCAGTTCGTATTTGCTGCCTGCTTAATTATTTGTACAGCAGTTATTTATCAGCAATTAAAATATGTTCAAAATAAACCGATTGGCTATGATAAAACTAATTTAATTCAAATTGCAGTTCAAGGTAAAATGGGAACAAATAATAACCTAGAACTACTTAAAACCCAAATGTTAAAGTCTGGAGCAGCAGCAAAAGTTACTTTTTTTAGTAGAGACATAACTGAAAATGGCAACAATACTACAGATGTTTCTTGGGAAGGTAAAACACGTGGTGAATCAATTTTATTTAACAATAGAGGTATAGGTGATGATTTTATTGCAACCATCGGGACTTCGCTAATTAGTGGACGAGAATTTTTAAAAACAACAAAAAATGATAGCGGTAGTGTAATGCTAAATGAGGCTGCTGTAAAAATGATGAGATTAAAAAATCCGATTGGCGCAATTATAATGTGGGGTGATACTCGGCTAACGAACGTAGGTGTTGTTAAAGATTTTGTTGTTGAAAGTGCCTATCAAAAAGTTGCGCCGATGTTGTTCTACCCAAGTTACAGAGATGGATCTGAGGTGATGATTGCCCGATTAAATCCTAATCAAAATATAAGTTCTTCATTAGCTACACTTGATATCCTCGTGAAGCAAATGGAACCTAATTATCCTGTTAACCGAAAATTCGTTAATGACTCCTTCGAAGTAAAATTTCAGGATGAAAAATTATTAGGTATACTTTCAAACTGGTTTGGCGGCTTTGCCATATTTATATCTTGTTTAGGATTATTAGGTCTTGCACTTTTTATGGCTGAGCAACGTAAAAAGGAAATCAGTATCCGAAAAGTTTTAGGTGCGAGCACTGCAAATATCCTTACACTGCTAAATAAAGATTTTATCAAATTAGTCGCTCTGGCGAATGTAATTGCATTTCCATTGGCTTATATCATTATAAATAAATGGCTTTCTGCTTTTGAATATAGAGTTGCGATATCGTTTTTGCCTTTTGCATTGGCTGGAGGAATATCTATTTTAATTGCAGTTTTAACTGTAAGTATCCAATCAGTAAAAGTGGCTAAAGCTAACCCTGTAGATGCTTTGAAATATGAATAA
- a CDS encoding ABC transporter ATP-binding protein → MIRIENLEKVYKTEEVETTALNGINLHVAAGEFVSIMGPSGCGKSTLLNVMGLLDKPESGSYKFIDTELLTLNDRERSNFRKRNMGFVFQNFNLIDELTVFENIELPLIYNKIPTAERKQLVNEIIERMNIVNRSGHFPQQLSGGQQQRVAVARALVTKPKLVLADEPTGNLDSSHGNEVMELLCELNETGTTIVMVTHSSHDASFSNRIINLKDGHVISEKINKSRNEELI, encoded by the coding sequence ATGATTAGAATAGAAAATCTTGAAAAAGTTTATAAAACTGAAGAAGTTGAAACAACGGCTTTGAACGGCATTAATCTTCACGTTGCTGCTGGTGAATTTGTATCTATTATGGGTCCATCGGGTTGTGGAAAATCAACATTATTAAACGTAATGGGTTTGCTCGATAAGCCGGAAAGTGGCAGTTATAAATTTATAGATACTGAACTATTAACATTAAACGATAGAGAACGATCTAATTTTCGTAAACGAAATATGGGATTTGTTTTCCAGAATTTCAATTTAATTGATGAATTAACGGTTTTTGAAAACATCGAACTGCCGTTGATTTATAATAAAATTCCAACCGCGGAACGTAAGCAATTGGTTAACGAAATCATCGAAAGAATGAATATTGTGAATCGTAGCGGTCATTTTCCACAGCAATTATCTGGCGGTCAGCAGCAGCGTGTTGCGGTTGCAAGGGCATTGGTTACTAAACCAAAATTAGTTTTAGCAGATGAGCCAACGGGAAATTTAGATAGTTCGCATGGTAATGAAGTGATGGAATTGCTTTGTGAATTAAATGAAACTGGAACCACCATTGTAATGGTAACGCACTCTAGTCATGATGCAAGTTTTTCTAACCGGATTATTAATCTGAAAGATGGTCATGTGATTTCAGAAAAGATAAATAAAAGCAGAAATGAGGAACTGATATAA
- a CDS encoding efflux RND transporter periplasmic adaptor subunit, protein MDKKIEKKRFGTKTLIFIGGAIAFLAVIAYGYTISLKKVYQADADKLTISKVEFGDFEDVALLNASVVPLTSVIVSSSEGGTVAEIFTENGSSVVKGTPLLRISNSNAMLSYTSSQTAATEQINQLRKSRLDLEQNQRVLNQDVLDVENNLRTATRQFRLDSTLFSKQVVSKQEFSKSTQDYEYYQGKLKIVKQAIRQENQSRKMQLSQIDQSMRQMNESLQMIKKNIENMTIKAPVSGKLSSYDPVIGKSYNSNEMIGKIDVLQGYKLQAGVDEYYINRVKEGQTSTCEFNGKTYNLIVSKVIPEVTAGQFQVEMAFKGAAPENLRRGLSLQTKLTLSDNSKSLLLSQGQFFQSTGGSWVFVVNNGKAIKKSVKIGRKNYLFYEILDGLQKGDEVITSSYDQFNQYDQVEISK, encoded by the coding sequence ATGGATAAGAAAATTGAGAAAAAAAGATTTGGAACAAAAACCTTAATATTTATCGGTGGGGCGATTGCTTTTTTAGCGGTAATAGCTTATGGCTACACAATTTCTCTAAAAAAAGTATATCAGGCAGATGCAGATAAATTAACAATTAGCAAAGTAGAATTTGGAGATTTCGAAGATGTTGCATTATTAAATGCAAGCGTTGTTCCATTAACTTCTGTAATTGTGAGTTCATCAGAGGGTGGTACTGTTGCTGAGATTTTTACTGAAAATGGTTCATCTGTTGTTAAAGGAACGCCTTTATTACGAATTTCCAACTCTAATGCAATGTTAAGCTACACTTCAAGTCAAACTGCCGCTACAGAACAAATTAATCAATTGCGAAAATCGCGGTTGGATTTAGAACAAAATCAAAGGGTTTTAAATCAGGACGTTTTAGATGTTGAAAATAATTTAAGAACGGCTACTCGCCAATTTCGCTTAGATAGCACCTTATTTTCCAAACAAGTAGTAAGTAAACAAGAATTCAGCAAGTCAACTCAAGATTACGAATATTATCAAGGTAAGTTAAAAATTGTAAAGCAAGCGATAAGACAAGAAAATCAAAGTAGGAAGATGCAGCTTTCTCAAATTGATCAATCTATGAGACAGATGAATGAGAGTTTGCAAATGATAAAGAAAAATATCGAAAATATGACTATTAAGGCTCCTGTGTCGGGTAAATTATCATCGTACGACCCAGTTATCGGGAAATCATATAACTCGAATGAAATGATTGGAAAAATTGATGTTTTGCAAGGTTATAAATTGCAAGCCGGCGTTGATGAATATTATATCAATAGGGTTAAAGAAGGACAAACTTCTACATGTGAATTCAACGGAAAAACCTATAATTTAATTGTAAGCAAAGTAATCCCAGAGGTTACTGCTGGCCAGTTTCAGGTTGAAATGGCTTTTAAAGGTGCTGCACCAGAAAACCTGCGAAGGGGTTTATCCTTACAAACCAAGCTCACTTTATCAGACAATAGCAAATCTTTGCTTTTATCTCAAGGTCAATTTTTTCAAAGCACAGGCGGTTCGTGGGTTTTTGTGGTAAACAATGGTAAAGCGATAAAGAAAAGCGTTAAAATAGGTCGGAAAAATTATTTGTTTTATGAAATATTGGATGGTTTGCAAAAAGGAGATGAAGTAATTACATCTTCATACGATCAGTTTAACCAATATGACCAGGTGGAAATAAGCAAATAA
- a CDS encoding sigma-54-dependent transcriptional regulator: MLDATVLIIDDDDDILLSARLFLKQQVKEVITCKSPKEINVLLSKNEVDIILLDMNYQKGFSNGREGLYWLEHILSIDKDYVVILMTAFGNVELAVKAIKQGATDFILKPWENEKLFATISAASKLRDSTRKVKKLEKIHTSLHKDMTRGFENIIGKADVIKQLQTTLLKVAPTDANVLILGENGTGKQVFAYEIHGNSQRKDQVFMHVDLGSLSENLFESELFGYAKGAFTDAKEDRPGRFEMADGGTIFLDEIGNLTLPLQAKLLSVLQNRTVTRLGESKERKVNVRLVTATNMPLNDMVIKNTFRQDLLFRINTVELFLPPLRSRGRDILILANHFMQVFSSKYHKESRILSQKAEDVLLNYKWPGNVRELQHVLERAVIMSDGNEITEEDLQLSPQRFTNNNSMPDEMALGDMEKMMVQKAIDKHKGNISKAAAELGLTRAALYRRIEKFGI; the protein is encoded by the coding sequence ATGCTAGACGCCACAGTATTAATTATCGATGATGACGACGACATTCTTTTAAGTGCCAGATTATTTCTAAAACAACAGGTTAAAGAGGTAATCACTTGCAAATCGCCAAAAGAGATTAATGTGCTTTTAAGTAAAAATGAGGTTGACATCATTTTACTCGATATGAACTATCAAAAAGGATTTAGCAATGGCCGAGAAGGATTATATTGGTTGGAACATATTCTATCCATCGATAAAGACTATGTGGTTATTTTAATGACTGCCTTTGGAAATGTAGAGCTTGCAGTAAAAGCAATTAAACAAGGTGCTACTGATTTCATTTTAAAACCTTGGGAAAATGAGAAACTTTTCGCAACCATTTCTGCTGCATCAAAACTTAGAGACTCGACAAGAAAAGTTAAAAAATTGGAGAAAATTCATACGTCCTTGCATAAGGATATGACCCGAGGTTTTGAAAATATTATTGGTAAAGCTGATGTAATAAAACAGCTGCAAACAACATTATTAAAAGTTGCTCCCACAGATGCAAATGTTTTAATTTTGGGTGAAAATGGAACGGGAAAGCAGGTTTTTGCCTATGAAATTCATGGAAATTCGCAACGTAAAGATCAGGTTTTTATGCATGTAGATTTAGGCTCATTAAGTGAAAATTTATTTGAAAGTGAGTTATTCGGTTATGCAAAAGGAGCATTTACAGACGCAAAAGAAGATAGACCTGGCCGGTTTGAAATGGCAGACGGTGGAACAATATTTTTAGATGAGATTGGGAATTTAACGTTGCCTTTACAAGCGAAACTCCTGAGTGTTTTACAAAACAGAACAGTGACCAGGTTGGGCGAAAGCAAGGAAAGGAAAGTAAATGTTCGGTTAGTTACCGCTACAAATATGCCTCTAAACGATATGGTTATCAAAAATACCTTCAGGCAAGATTTACTTTTCAGAATTAATACAGTTGAATTATTTTTACCTCCACTAAGAAGCCGTGGCAGAGATATTTTAATTCTAGCTAATCATTTTATGCAAGTTTTTAGTTCTAAATATCATAAAGAAAGCAGAATTTTAAGTCAGAAAGCAGAAGATGTTTTATTAAATTACAAGTGGCCTGGCAATGTTCGCGAGTTACAGCATGTTTTGGAACGTGCTGTAATTATGAGCGATGGAAATGAAATAACTGAAGAAGATTTGCAATTAAGTCCGCAACGTTTTACAAATAACAACTCCATGCCAGATGAGATGGCGCTTGGTGATATGGAAAAAATGATGGTTCAGAAAGCAATAGATAAACACAAAGGAAACATATCTAAAGCAGCTGCAGAATTGGGTTTAACACGAGCTGCTTTGTATCGTAGAATAGAAAAATTCGGAATCTAG